The following are encoded together in the Planctomycetota bacterium genome:
- the ilvE gene encoding branched-chain-amino-acid transaminase, with protein MSTSSESGPAVYIDGKFMGPDQAMISVYDHGFLYGDGIFEGIRMYGGKVFKLMSHLERLFGGAAEIRLKPALDRAQMAQAVRDTVARSGLKDGYIRLIASRGKGSLGLNPNHCPTSSTIIIVDRIHLYPEKMYEQGMPIVVAKRPRIPAVCLDPAIKSLNYLNNILAKVEALDAGVHEAIMLNMAGEVSECTGDNIFAVKKGVLYTPPVTAGILRGVTRRFVIDTLAPAAGLQVKEGPLKLGDVLSADEVFLTGTAAEIIGVSKIDATVIGGGGVGPITKKLAADFKNRVKNNAPED; from the coding sequence ATGTCAACTTCGAGCGAGTCCGGTCCCGCGGTGTACATCGACGGCAAGTTCATGGGACCCGATCAGGCCATGATCAGCGTCTACGACCATGGTTTCCTCTATGGCGACGGCATTTTCGAGGGCATCCGCATGTATGGCGGAAAAGTCTTCAAATTGATGTCGCATCTTGAGAGGCTTTTCGGCGGCGCGGCGGAGATTCGCCTGAAGCCGGCGCTGGACCGCGCTCAGATGGCGCAGGCGGTGCGCGACACCGTGGCCCGCAGCGGCTTGAAGGATGGATACATCCGGCTCATCGCCTCGCGCGGCAAGGGTTCGCTCGGGTTGAATCCAAATCATTGTCCGACATCGAGCACGATCATCATTGTCGACCGGATCCACTTGTATCCGGAGAAGATGTACGAGCAGGGGATGCCGATTGTCGTGGCCAAGCGGCCGCGCATTCCCGCGGTGTGCCTGGATCCCGCAATCAAGAGCCTGAACTATCTCAACAACATCCTCGCCAAGGTGGAGGCGCTGGACGCCGGCGTGCACGAGGCCATCATGCTGAACATGGCCGGTGAAGTGAGCGAGTGCACCGGCGACAATATTTTCGCGGTGAAGAAGGGCGTCCTGTACACGCCTCCGGTGACCGCGGGCATTCTGCGCGGTGTGACGCGCAGGTTTGTCATCGATACGCTGGCGCCGGCCGCGGGGCTGCAGGTGAAGGAAGGCCCGCTGAAGCTGGGTGATGTGCTCTCGGCAGATGAGGTGTTCCTGACGGGAACCGCCGCGGAAATCATCGGCGTCTCCAAGATCGACGCCACAGTGATCGGCGGCGGGGGAGTCGGCCCGATCACCAAAAAACTTGCCGCGGATTTCAAGAACCGGGTCAAGAACAACGCGCCGGAAGATTGA
- a CDS encoding 2-oxoacid:acceptor oxidoreductase family protein, giving the protein MTSFGRDQSEVWTPPVVRAEGYVLCTAFEALLKGLFECEWPVSDVFAPRRQPLDMLFRVLVEPRSFEVSQRHGLTLHTSVDATRAVELALRSAALGKRAVAFVPNDQLHAAMALLARERVGRFHGEGRVVFVLEDNPYLSSMACPLQSAAQLGLPCLAPSTVDGLRVGIQDAFRVAQATESAVALIAHVGLLRSLDTLEVEPNRVLDRVDAALELKRNRRPTRSAEREEPLAIARRLELNQLSAMPSPGETEPWGVVATGSCVMAIRHLLEELGLAGRVPLLALTMPHPLDQASLVRLLSRCANVVVLEPRPGTLASEALQVAEMARRSGEKIAAIWWDRLPSDGEVEPVLELNDATRPSILARKIAHILSQIRPSLAVEERLTGSVPQTESLKVPDRGEGIGASGAMDSLRSIIAEVAEQFASRNESTPQETRTGIIFEGRDAPESDRFVVVEAWDRRRFAREGATAVRQAARDSQPRMFAVCDLGGEDTPEIEPLARAAIPQDAASPVEVMHGDLNDRPTFRELLRSAALRDGLTIVIGRDGPPPRRDVYLLDRGFAEVDRMGFVPLQRAIWSAEAACDVRPAAPAIMVERGLERGTNPLRTEFKVEVLADRTGARFQFNARPLLEQVEVLRTKPPRPDELQPGAPRPAPPKIVHANSGRWRAHLAGWRGDLPGLAALALCEAGRSMGYRVQAVSQAIPVGPGRRAWSQVVFTSLDAVHSTCATQIPYGEADVVIGLDPVETVRALGPDPFLRVAQRDRTYLIANTGLLDDQVDAEDIKSAGDLAMAASYMCRGDGVLLMDVANICRQTFLTERLTDLVLLGMTFQQGLIPVSESALEAAVGRIEERGYGRCVQAVQYGRVLAAERTRLMNLPLGAGETKDRGPEGLARLVRRIDLEISESGFFARRSRGRFRALMRELLQTMAPLSGTRAGRAARRDAVTGLHRCWLWGGMAYAETYARLLRGLARADSGEDGWPLLVYAPLPLAEVMLIRDLVFVATMSTSLEQRRLTRRRLDVRAGRGDKMERRFLNRIEATLFGRFIRLDFRSSDWPAKVIRTLSWLVPLGVRGKPTDRASRDAVTEMVVRAAAEPERRNSWGAFFARLHESAVDGTLLSLDEKSIRSLATEWLSASEIAAATAEPSARLTPS; this is encoded by the coding sequence GTGACCTCCTTCGGCCGCGATCAGAGCGAAGTGTGGACGCCGCCGGTGGTGCGCGCCGAGGGCTACGTGTTGTGCACCGCCTTCGAGGCCCTCTTGAAGGGACTTTTCGAGTGCGAGTGGCCGGTTTCCGACGTCTTCGCGCCGCGGCGGCAGCCGCTGGACATGCTCTTTCGCGTGCTCGTGGAGCCGCGCTCCTTCGAAGTCTCGCAGCGGCACGGCCTGACCCTGCACACCTCCGTCGACGCCACCCGCGCCGTGGAGCTGGCCCTGCGCTCGGCGGCGCTGGGCAAGCGCGCCGTGGCCTTCGTCCCCAACGACCAGTTGCACGCCGCGATGGCGCTGCTGGCCCGCGAGCGCGTGGGGCGATTTCACGGCGAGGGGCGAGTGGTCTTCGTGCTCGAGGACAATCCCTATCTCTCGTCGATGGCCTGCCCGCTGCAAAGCGCTGCGCAGCTGGGCCTGCCTTGCCTGGCCCCGAGCACCGTCGATGGTCTGCGCGTCGGCATCCAGGACGCCTTCCGAGTGGCCCAAGCCACCGAGAGCGCGGTGGCGCTGATCGCCCATGTCGGCTTGCTGCGTTCGCTGGACACGCTGGAGGTGGAGCCCAACCGCGTGCTCGACCGTGTGGACGCCGCACTGGAACTGAAGCGCAACCGCCGGCCCACGCGCAGCGCCGAGCGAGAAGAGCCGCTGGCCATCGCGCGGCGGCTCGAGCTCAATCAACTGAGCGCCATGCCCTCGCCGGGCGAGACCGAGCCGTGGGGGGTGGTGGCCACCGGCTCCTGTGTGATGGCGATCCGGCATTTGCTGGAAGAGCTTGGTCTTGCGGGAAGGGTGCCGCTTCTGGCGCTGACAATGCCGCACCCGCTGGATCAGGCTTCGCTGGTGCGCCTGCTGTCGCGCTGCGCCAATGTGGTGGTGCTGGAGCCGCGCCCCGGAACGCTGGCCAGCGAGGCGCTGCAGGTGGCGGAGATGGCGCGGCGCTCCGGCGAGAAGATCGCCGCGATCTGGTGGGATCGTCTTCCCTCCGACGGCGAGGTCGAGCCGGTGTTGGAGCTCAACGACGCCACGCGCCCCTCGATCCTGGCCCGCAAGATCGCCCACATCCTGAGCCAGATTCGTCCCTCGCTCGCAGTGGAGGAGCGCCTCACCGGCAGCGTCCCGCAGACCGAGAGCCTCAAGGTGCCCGACCGCGGCGAGGGCATCGGCGCCTCGGGCGCGATGGATTCTCTGCGCTCCATCATCGCCGAGGTCGCGGAGCAGTTCGCCTCGCGCAACGAGTCGACCCCGCAGGAGACGCGCACCGGGATCATCTTCGAGGGTCGCGACGCGCCGGAGTCCGACCGCTTCGTGGTGGTGGAGGCGTGGGACCGCCGCCGCTTCGCCCGCGAGGGCGCGACCGCGGTGCGCCAGGCGGCCCGCGACAGCCAGCCGCGCATGTTCGCCGTCTGCGACCTGGGCGGCGAGGACACCCCTGAGATCGAGCCGCTGGCCCGCGCCGCCATTCCGCAGGACGCGGCCTCGCCGGTCGAGGTGATGCACGGCGATCTGAACGACCGGCCGACCTTCCGCGAGCTGCTGCGCTCGGCGGCCCTTCGCGACGGGCTCACCATCGTCATCGGCCGCGACGGCCCGCCGCCGCGCCGCGACGTTTATCTGCTCGATCGCGGCTTCGCCGAGGTGGACCGCATGGGGTTCGTGCCGCTGCAGCGCGCCATCTGGTCCGCCGAGGCCGCCTGCGACGTGCGCCCCGCGGCGCCGGCGATCATGGTGGAGCGCGGCCTGGAGCGCGGCACCAATCCGCTGCGCACGGAGTTCAAGGTGGAGGTTCTTGCGGATCGAACGGGCGCGCGCTTCCAATTCAACGCGCGGCCGCTGCTGGAGCAGGTCGAGGTGCTGCGCACCAAGCCGCCGCGTCCCGATGAATTGCAGCCCGGAGCGCCGCGGCCTGCGCCGCCGAAGATTGTCCACGCCAACAGCGGCCGGTGGCGGGCGCATCTGGCCGGATGGCGCGGCGACTTGCCGGGACTTGCAGCCCTTGCGCTGTGTGAAGCGGGTCGCTCGATGGGCTACCGCGTCCAGGCGGTTTCGCAGGCAATTCCCGTTGGTCCGGGCCGCCGCGCCTGGAGCCAGGTGGTCTTCACCAGCCTCGACGCGGTCCACTCGACCTGCGCCACGCAGATTCCCTACGGTGAGGCGGACGTGGTCATCGGACTCGATCCCGTGGAGACGGTGCGGGCGCTGGGGCCCGATCCCTTTCTGCGGGTGGCGCAGCGTGATCGCACCTATCTCATCGCCAACACCGGCCTGCTGGATGATCAGGTCGACGCCGAGGACATCAAGTCCGCCGGCGATTTGGCCATGGCGGCCTCCTATATGTGCCGCGGCGATGGCGTGCTGTTGATGGACGTCGCCAACATCTGCCGGCAGACCTTTCTGACCGAACGGCTCACGGATCTCGTCCTGCTGGGCATGACTTTTCAGCAGGGGCTGATTCCGGTGAGCGAGAGCGCGCTGGAGGCCGCGGTGGGCCGCATCGAGGAGCGAGGCTATGGCCGCTGCGTGCAGGCGGTGCAATATGGCCGCGTGCTTGCGGCGGAGCGGACGCGTCTGATGAACCTGCCGCTGGGCGCGGGCGAGACCAAGGACCGCGGGCCCGAGGGGCTGGCGCGGCTGGTGCGGCGCATCGACCTGGAAATTTCCGAGAGCGGATTCTTCGCGCGGCGCTCGCGCGGGCGCTTCCGGGCGCTGATGCGCGAATTGCTGCAGACGATGGCGCCGCTCTCGGGCACGCGCGCCGGCCGCGCCGCCCGGCGCGACGCCGTCACCGGGCTCCATCGCTGCTGGCTCTGGGGCGGCATGGCCTACGCCGAAACCTACGCGCGCCTGCTGCGAGGTCTGGCCCGCGCCGATTCGGGCGAGGATGGTTGGCCGCTGCTGGTCTACGCGCCGCTGCCGCTGGCCGAAGTGATGCTGATCCGCGACCTGGTCTTTGTCGCCACCATGAGCACCAGCCTGGAGCAGCGCCGACTCACGCGCCGCCGGCTGGATGTGCGCGCCGGCCGCGGCGACAAGATGGAGCGGCGCTTCCTCAACCGCATCGAGGCCACGCTGTTCGGGCGCTTCATCCGCCTGGACTTCCGCTCCAGCGACTGGCCCGCCAAGGTGATCCGCACGCTCTCCTGGCTGGTGCCGCTGGGCGTGCGCGGCAAGCCCACCGATCGCGCCTCGCGCGACGCGGTGACCGAGATGGTGGTGCGCGCCGCGGCCGAGCCGGAGCGCCGTAATTCGTGGGGGGCCTTCTTCGCGCGGCTGCACGAGTCCGCCGTCGACGGCACGCTGCTCTCGTTGGACGAGAAGTCGATCCGCTCGTTGGCGACGGAATGGCTCAGCGCCTCTGAGATCGCGGCCGCTACCGCTGAGCCGTCCGCGCGGCTGACCCCGTCTTGA
- the rlmN gene encoding 23S rRNA (adenine(2503)-C(2))-methyltransferase RlmN: protein MTESDSPSRPGERSAFFEFDPTTLAEWTAARRMPAFVPKQIMEWVYAKGVIQPALMTNLSKLNRETLEREMIFEQGRLQAEMSATDGTRKLLLAWPDTSAPATGLLPIMNHSPSASSLPIANQTTSDRTTECVMIPTEDRKTACVSSQVGCPVGCKFCASGIGGLEGNLTRGRIVEQAWRLGRLKDVERISHVVFMGMGEPLANFSAVTDAIRTLNAPWGMGISARRITLSTVGLPAAIRKLVGFEIPVTLALSLHAPNDEMRRQIIPWAEYSTIAELLDACDEWFRTTGREITLEYIVLGGFNDRPEHAEELAGLAKRLRANVNLIRWNEVADLPFRRPLSDDVHLFQEVLRNRGVNVHIRASRGRDIAAACGQLRHEVKTGSAARTAQR, encoded by the coding sequence GTGACCGAATCGGACTCGCCAAGCCGCCCGGGAGAACGCTCCGCGTTTTTCGAATTCGATCCGACCACGCTTGCGGAATGGACCGCGGCGCGCAGGATGCCGGCCTTCGTGCCCAAGCAGATCATGGAGTGGGTCTATGCCAAGGGCGTCATCCAGCCCGCCCTGATGACCAATCTTTCCAAGCTCAACCGCGAGACGCTGGAGCGCGAAATGATCTTCGAGCAGGGCCGCTTGCAGGCGGAGATGAGCGCCACCGACGGCACGCGGAAATTGCTCCTCGCCTGGCCGGATACTTCCGCGCCTGCAACGGGCTTGCTGCCGATCATGAACCATTCACCCTCGGCAAGTTCGCTGCCGATCGCCAACCAAACCACTTCCGACCGCACCACCGAGTGCGTGATGATTCCGACCGAGGATCGCAAGACCGCATGCGTGAGCAGCCAGGTCGGCTGCCCGGTGGGATGCAAGTTCTGCGCCAGCGGCATCGGCGGACTCGAGGGCAACCTCACCCGCGGCCGCATCGTGGAGCAGGCGTGGCGGCTCGGCCGCCTGAAAGACGTGGAGCGAATCTCGCATGTTGTGTTCATGGGCATGGGCGAGCCGCTGGCGAACTTCTCCGCGGTGACTGACGCCATCCGCACGCTCAACGCTCCGTGGGGCATGGGCATCTCCGCGCGGCGCATCACGCTGAGCACCGTCGGGCTTCCGGCCGCCATTCGCAAGCTGGTCGGCTTCGAGATTCCGGTCACGCTGGCCCTGAGCCTGCACGCGCCCAACGACGAGATGCGCCGCCAGATCATTCCCTGGGCGGAATACTCCACGATCGCCGAGCTGCTGGACGCCTGCGACGAATGGTTCCGCACGACGGGCCGCGAGATCACGCTGGAATACATCGTGCTGGGTGGATTCAACGACCGTCCGGAGCATGCCGAGGAACTGGCCGGACTGGCCAAGCGGCTGCGGGCCAATGTGAATCTGATCCGCTGGAACGAGGTGGCGGACCTGCCCTTCCGTCGGCCGCTTTCGGATGATGTCCATCTCTTCCAGGAAGTGCTGCGCAACCGCGGCGTGAATGTGCACATCCGCGCCAGCCGAGGCCGCGACATCGCCGCCGCGTGCGGTCAGCTTCGCCACGAGGTCAAGACGGGGTCAGCCGCGCGGACGGCTCAGCGGTAG
- the ispH gene encoding 4-hydroxy-3-methylbut-2-enyl diphosphate reductase has product MKLVLANPRGFCAGVYMAIDVVDQLLELCPGEPIYVYHEIVHNMHVVDRFRNRGVTFVEDVADVPEGSILVFSAHGVSPALRAEAEARRLTAIDATCPLVTKVHNEAIRYARVGYQILLVGHLDHQEVVGTRGEAPEAIQVVQSPADIPKLQIKDPAKLVYLTQTTLSTDDADVIIKALKTAFPLLKEPPSSDICYATTNRQRAVRALAPDVDLVLVVGSRNSSNSVRLAEIAEKVGTKARLIDDKSELRPEWFEGVETTLITAGASAPEDLVHDLIAELIERFGGEVEQRDIYREEVEFGLPGTLKDLMRQRGVDPSSCRVVRTDSAPALHSWLEERRIPHRTIDLTIGATQ; this is encoded by the coding sequence ATGAAACTTGTCCTTGCCAATCCCCGCGGATTCTGCGCCGGCGTCTACATGGCGATTGACGTGGTCGACCAATTGCTCGAGCTCTGCCCCGGCGAGCCGATCTATGTCTACCACGAGATCGTGCACAACATGCACGTGGTCGACCGCTTCCGCAACCGCGGCGTGACCTTTGTCGAGGACGTGGCCGACGTGCCCGAGGGTTCCATCCTGGTCTTCAGCGCCCATGGCGTCAGCCCCGCGCTGCGAGCCGAGGCCGAGGCGCGGCGCCTGACCGCGATCGACGCGACCTGCCCGCTGGTGACCAAGGTGCACAACGAGGCCATCCGCTACGCCCGCGTGGGCTACCAAATTCTGCTGGTCGGCCATCTCGATCACCAGGAAGTGGTGGGCACGCGCGGCGAGGCGCCGGAAGCGATCCAGGTGGTGCAGAGCCCCGCCGACATTCCAAAGCTGCAGATCAAGGACCCCGCAAAGCTGGTCTACCTGACGCAGACCACACTGAGCACCGACGACGCCGACGTGATCATCAAGGCGCTCAAGACCGCTTTTCCCCTGCTGAAGGAACCGCCTTCGAGCGACATCTGCTACGCCACCACCAACCGGCAGCGCGCCGTGCGGGCCCTGGCTCCGGACGTGGACCTGGTGCTGGTGGTCGGCAGCCGCAACTCCAGCAATTCGGTTCGTCTGGCGGAGATCGCCGAGAAGGTCGGCACCAAGGCGCGGCTGATTGACGACAAGAGCGAGCTGCGGCCCGAGTGGTTCGAAGGCGTCGAGACCACGCTGATCACTGCCGGCGCCAGTGCGCCGGAGGACCTGGTGCACGACCTGATCGCCGAGCTCATCGAGCGCTTCGGCGGCGAGGTGGAGCAGCGCGACATCTACCGCGAAGAGGTCGAGTTCGGCCTGCCCGGCACCCTGAAGGACCTGATGCGCCAGCGCGGCGTCGACCCGAGCAGCTGCCGCGTGGTCCGCACCGACAGCGCCCCCGCCCTGCACAGCTGGCTGGAGGAGCGGCGCATTCCCCATCGCACCATTGACCTGACCATCGGCGCCACCCAGTGA